In Pelomonas sp. SE-A7, one genomic interval encodes:
- a CDS encoding DeoR family transcriptional regulator has protein sequence MRNTSQRREQILDLLVTQGSVQVSDLVPKLGVSAVTIRTDLSALENQGLVTRSYGGATLVRTPPPEQSIRQKDTLNTGLKEHIGAAAARLVEPGDNIIIDSGTTTLHMARHLQGLDRVTVMTNGLNIAWELADTPGVELMLTGGLLRKQSLSVQGAQAEACLNVYNFDKLFLGVDGFDLQFGVTTHHEAEASLNHRMVERAKKVIVLTDASKFGRVSLHRIVLLDRVHAVITDAGISPEYREGLQRLGIEVIIAE, from the coding sequence ATGAGAAACACCAGCCAGCGCCGCGAACAGATTCTTGACCTGCTGGTCACGCAGGGCAGCGTCCAGGTTTCCGACCTGGTGCCCAAGCTGGGCGTGTCCGCCGTCACCATACGCACCGACCTCAGCGCCCTGGAGAACCAGGGTCTGGTGACGCGCAGCTACGGCGGTGCCACCCTGGTGCGCACGCCGCCGCCCGAGCAGAGCATCCGCCAGAAGGACACGCTCAACACCGGGCTGAAGGAGCACATTGGCGCGGCCGCGGCCCGCCTGGTCGAGCCCGGCGACAACATCATCATCGACAGCGGCACCACCACCTTGCACATGGCCCGCCATCTGCAAGGCCTGGACCGGGTCACGGTGATGACCAACGGCCTCAACATCGCCTGGGAACTGGCCGACACGCCCGGCGTCGAGCTGATGCTGACCGGCGGCCTGCTGCGCAAGCAGTCGCTGTCGGTGCAGGGCGCCCAGGCGGAGGCCTGCCTCAACGTCTACAACTTCGACAAGCTGTTCCTGGGCGTGGACGGCTTCGACCTGCAGTTCGGCGTCACCACCCACCACGAGGCCGAGGCCAGCCTGAACCATCGCATGGTCGAGCGGGCCAAGAAGGTCATCGTGCTGACCGACGCCTCCAAGTTCGGCCGGGTCAGCCTGCACCGCATCGTGCTGCTCGACCGGGTCCATGCGGTGATCACCGATGCCGGCATCAGCCCGGAGTACCGCGAAGGCCTGCAGCGCCTGGGCATAGAAGTGATCATCGCCGAGTGA
- a CDS encoding SIS domain-containing protein produces the protein MNTILQRPSQDWRQLGGLDTAEEITQQPRLWRQLAQQLDQSQQARVAAFLGDWLNQPTHRVILTGAGSSAFVGEIVVDELNSAWPAQVRAIATTSLLTHPELYLEESAPTLLVSFARSGNSPESLAAVELLRRRLKAPRFINITCNGEGQLAAQAEGRADSLNLLMPQGSCDRGFAMTSSLSCMLLAALAVLGKHGDAADRIQQLATAAEQALAQWTAPIAALAAQPFDRIVYLGSGPLESLAKEAALKVLELSSGRALALANTALGFRHGPKSALNPASLVIFLRSSKPLAQRYEQDLLDELRRDQVAGHCLSVGPVESGAELAVAAPAGLGDSWLAPLWLIAAQLFSLHKSAALGLTPDNPFPDGTVNRVVQGVTIHPHD, from the coding sequence ATGAACACCATCCTTCAGCGTCCGTCGCAAGACTGGCGCCAACTCGGCGGCCTGGACACGGCCGAAGAAATCACCCAGCAACCGCGGCTCTGGCGCCAGCTGGCCCAGCAGCTCGATCAGTCACAACAAGCCCGCGTCGCCGCCTTCCTCGGTGACTGGCTGAACCAGCCCACGCATCGCGTCATCCTGACCGGCGCCGGCAGCTCGGCCTTCGTCGGCGAGATCGTGGTCGACGAGCTGAACAGCGCCTGGCCGGCCCAGGTCCGGGCCATCGCCACCACCAGCCTGCTGACCCATCCCGAGCTCTATCTGGAAGAAAGCGCGCCGACCCTCTTGGTCTCGTTCGCCCGCAGCGGCAACAGCCCGGAAAGCCTGGCGGCCGTTGAGCTGCTGCGCCGCCGCCTGAAGGCGCCGCGCTTCATCAACATCACCTGCAATGGCGAAGGCCAGCTGGCGGCCCAGGCCGAAGGCCGCGCCGACAGCCTCAACCTGCTGATGCCGCAAGGCAGCTGTGACCGCGGCTTCGCCATGACCAGCAGCCTCAGTTGCATGCTGCTCGCTGCCCTGGCCGTGCTGGGCAAGCACGGCGATGCGGCGGATCGCATCCAGCAGTTGGCCACGGCGGCCGAGCAGGCCCTGGCGCAGTGGACTGCCCCGATCGCGGCGCTGGCGGCCCAGCCCTTTGATCGCATCGTCTACCTTGGCAGCGGCCCACTGGAGTCCCTGGCCAAGGAGGCGGCGCTCAAGGTGCTGGAACTGTCCAGCGGCCGCGCCCTGGCCCTGGCCAACACGGCGCTTGGCTTCCGCCATGGCCCCAAGTCGGCACTGAACCCGGCTTCGCTGGTGATCTTCCTGCGCAGCAGCAAGCCGCTCGCCCAGCGCTATGAGCAGGACCTGCTGGACGAGCTGCGCCGCGACCAGGTCGCCGGCCACTGCCTGTCCGTGGGGCCTGTCGAATCCGGTGCCGAGCTCGCCGTGGCCGCGCCGGCCGGCCTCGGCGACAGCTGGCTCGCCCCGCTGTGGCTGATCGCCGCCCAGCTGTTCTCGCTGCACAAGTCCGCGGCCCTGGGGCTGACGCCGGACAACCCCTTCCCGGACGGCACGGTCAACCGCGTGGTCCAGGGCGTCACCATCCATCCGCATGACTGA
- a CDS encoding ROK family protein: protein MTEVSSMRAVHGIDIGGSKIELVGYAIEPDGALVERHRRRVATPREDFAAFQQAIAELVNEADATLGLQAPVGLGLPGIVDAASGRQLSSNVPALNGRPVAQSLRERLQRPVVVGNDCQCFALSEAQGGAADGLPSMFGAILGTGAAGGYCVDGRLIRGLNGIAGEWGHWSLPASLLARHGVPLIDCPCGLRGCLERYVSGTGLSNLHRHFGGEGSEAVAIAARAAAGDALARQVLDIHVDLLAQAFATLVMTIDPHAIVLGGGLSKLGHLYEQLPAAMARHLFQGLAMPAILPPHFGDAGGARGAALLALQSHP, encoded by the coding sequence ATGACTGAGGTCTCTTCCATGCGCGCGGTCCACGGCATCGACATAGGCGGCAGCAAGATCGAGCTGGTCGGCTATGCCATCGAGCCCGACGGCGCCCTGGTCGAGCGCCATCGCCGCCGCGTGGCCACGCCGCGCGAGGACTTCGCAGCGTTCCAACAAGCGATTGCCGAGCTGGTGAACGAGGCCGACGCGACCCTGGGTCTGCAGGCACCAGTGGGCCTGGGCCTGCCCGGCATCGTCGATGCCGCCAGTGGCCGCCAGCTCAGCTCCAATGTGCCCGCCTTGAACGGCCGGCCCGTGGCGCAAAGTCTGCGCGAGCGGCTGCAGCGGCCGGTGGTCGTGGGCAATGACTGCCAATGCTTCGCACTCTCCGAGGCGCAGGGCGGTGCGGCCGATGGCCTGCCGAGCATGTTCGGCGCCATCCTCGGCACCGGCGCGGCCGGTGGCTATTGCGTGGACGGCCGCCTGATACGCGGGCTCAACGGCATCGCCGGCGAATGGGGCCACTGGAGCCTGCCGGCCTCGCTGCTGGCCCGCCACGGCGTGCCGCTGATTGACTGCCCCTGCGGCCTGCGCGGCTGCCTGGAGCGCTATGTCTCGGGAACCGGGCTTTCCAACCTGCACCGCCATTTCGGAGGCGAAGGCAGCGAGGCCGTTGCCATCGCCGCACGCGCCGCGGCCGGCGATGCGCTGGCTCGCCAGGTACTGGACATCCACGTAGACCTGCTGGCCCAGGCCTTCGCAACTCTCGTCATGACCATCGACCCCCATGCCATCGTGCTGGGCGGCGGCCTGTCCAAGCTGGGCCATCTGTACGAGCAACTGCCGGCGGCCATGGCCCGTCATCTTTTCCAGGGCCTGGCCATGCCGGCCATCCTGCCTCCGCATTTCGGCGATGCCGGTGGCGCCCGCGGCGCTGCCCTGCTCGCCTTGCAATCGCATCCATGA
- a CDS encoding TIM-barrel domain-containing protein, producing the protein MKRPTNPFLSRPAFDLAGALLAGLLSLAATAAPVGNARTLKAVTGGDGSAAQWELRTDRGALVHISLPRADVLRLWVSAKGPLTGAGDKAATIVVGQPEPRLVSKLEEQADHWLITTSALRLRVDKQPLRFTLYRASESEPLWRELEPLDLSDKLAVQTLASSPSERFYGGGQQNGRYEFKGRQLEVSYSGGWEEGDRPSPAPFLMSSRGWGMLRNTWSDGSYDLRQNEQITLAHQEARFDAYYFVGDSIREVLARYTEWTGRARLLPRWALEYGDADCYNDGDNVKKPGTVPQGWSDGPTGKTPDVVESVARKYREHDMPGGWILPNDGYGCGYSELPKVVEGLSTLGFKTGLWTENGVDKIKWEVGTAGTRAQKLDVAWTGKGYQFSLDANKAAYDGILDNSDARPFIWTVMGWAGTQRYAVTWTGDQSASWDYIRWHVPTLIGSGLSGQAYASGDVDAIFGGSPETYTRDLQWKSFTPVLMGMSGWAAAARKHPWAYDEPYRSINRNYLKLKLRLTPYMYTLAREAEVSGAPLVRGLMWDNPQDPAAWTEAHKYQFLLGRELLVAPVYRSQAASQGWRKNIHLPQGRWIDYWDGRQASSPAAGRDIDLQVTLDKLPVFVRAGAILPLYPEVLFDGQKPKDRLTLDLYPAAKSEFTLYEDDGLSRKYQQGAFSEQRIAMLLEGQQLSVQIDAVRGEYAGQEAQRAYSLRVLSRSEPSSVTAAGQVLPKLAGAAAFEAAEQGWYFDAAERRGTVHVKLARRDIRQPLAIRLQGIQAAPAQDDDFPSAPQLGPEIPADAIVVVARPAEEKGQPLENAFDGKRETWFRTSRNQLVKAGPHEWVLGFAERRLIAGLALAPRSDAHWQHGQIRDYEVYLADNMGEWGQPVLRGRLKLQQGEQRIELPKPQAGRLLRFRVLSTHNPEGEDAGAVDPMVTAAQGNAVPAKAFDATQPSDVAPITLSEFRVLEHRPAQRPEQQRFLSALPKLPAGVARDKPQGAAKEMRMNGLLFRKGLGMGGSGRVDLKLAGDWQLLRADLGVDDSCKAAGGLQFQIWSGPRLLYDSGLVQAPAVVKPEIDVRGLSQLSLRTLGARGSKPAAVCGNWANAVLIGMEGDAATVQH; encoded by the coding sequence ATGAAGCGCCCCACGAATCCCTTTCTTTCCCGCCCCGCCTTCGATCTGGCCGGCGCCCTGCTGGCCGGGCTGCTGAGCCTGGCGGCCACCGCAGCGCCGGTCGGCAACGCCCGGACGCTGAAGGCCGTCACCGGCGGCGATGGCAGCGCCGCGCAATGGGAGCTGCGCACCGACCGTGGCGCCCTGGTCCATATCAGCCTGCCGCGTGCCGATGTGCTGCGGCTTTGGGTCAGCGCCAAGGGCCCGCTGACCGGCGCGGGCGACAAGGCGGCGACCATCGTCGTCGGCCAGCCCGAGCCGCGCCTGGTCTCCAAGCTGGAGGAGCAGGCCGACCATTGGCTGATCACCACCTCGGCCCTGCGGCTGCGAGTCGACAAGCAGCCGCTACGCTTCACGCTGTACCGCGCCAGCGAAAGCGAGCCGCTGTGGCGCGAGCTTGAGCCGCTGGACCTGAGCGACAAGCTGGCCGTGCAAACACTTGCCAGCAGCCCGTCCGAGCGTTTTTATGGCGGCGGCCAGCAAAACGGCCGCTATGAATTCAAGGGCCGCCAGCTCGAGGTCTCGTACTCGGGCGGCTGGGAAGAGGGCGACCGGCCCAGTCCAGCGCCCTTCCTGATGAGCTCGCGCGGTTGGGGCATGCTGCGCAACACCTGGAGCGACGGCAGCTACGACCTGCGCCAGAACGAGCAGATCACCCTCGCGCATCAGGAGGCCCGCTTCGACGCCTACTACTTCGTCGGCGATTCGATCCGCGAGGTGCTGGCCCGCTACACCGAATGGACCGGCCGTGCCCGGCTGCTGCCGCGCTGGGCCCTGGAATACGGCGACGCCGATTGCTACAACGACGGCGACAACGTCAAGAAGCCCGGCACCGTGCCCCAGGGCTGGAGCGATGGCCCGACGGGCAAGACGCCCGACGTGGTCGAGTCGGTGGCGAGGAAGTACCGCGAGCACGACATGCCCGGCGGCTGGATCCTGCCCAACGACGGCTATGGCTGCGGCTACAGCGAGTTGCCCAAGGTCGTCGAAGGCCTCTCAACGCTCGGCTTCAAGACCGGCCTGTGGACCGAGAACGGCGTCGACAAGATCAAGTGGGAAGTCGGCACGGCCGGTACCCGCGCCCAGAAGCTGGACGTGGCCTGGACCGGCAAGGGCTACCAGTTCTCGCTCGATGCCAACAAGGCGGCCTATGACGGCATCCTCGACAACTCCGATGCGCGGCCCTTCATCTGGACCGTGATGGGCTGGGCCGGCACGCAGCGCTATGCCGTGACCTGGACCGGCGACCAGAGCGCCAGCTGGGACTACATCCGCTGGCATGTGCCGACGCTGATCGGCTCGGGCCTGTCGGGCCAGGCCTATGCCTCCGGCGACGTGGACGCAATCTTCGGCGGCAGTCCCGAGACCTACACCCGCGACCTGCAGTGGAAGAGCTTCACGCCGGTGCTGATGGGCATGTCGGGCTGGGCCGCCGCGGCGCGCAAGCATCCCTGGGCCTATGACGAGCCCTATCGCTCGATCAACCGAAACTACCTGAAGCTCAAGCTGCGACTGACGCCCTACATGTACACGCTGGCCCGTGAGGCCGAGGTCAGCGGTGCACCGCTGGTTCGCGGCCTGATGTGGGACAACCCGCAGGATCCGGCGGCCTGGACCGAGGCCCACAAGTACCAGTTCCTGCTGGGCCGCGAACTGCTGGTGGCACCGGTCTACCGCAGCCAGGCGGCGAGCCAGGGCTGGCGCAAGAACATCCACCTGCCGCAGGGCCGTTGGATCGACTACTGGGACGGCCGCCAGGCGAGCAGCCCGGCCGCCGGCCGCGACATCGACCTGCAGGTCACGCTGGACAAGCTGCCGGTCTTCGTCCGTGCCGGTGCCATCCTGCCCCTGTACCCCGAGGTGCTGTTCGACGGCCAGAAGCCCAAGGACCGTTTGACCCTGGACCTCTATCCGGCCGCCAAGTCCGAGTTCACGCTCTACGAGGACGATGGCCTGAGCCGCAAATACCAGCAGGGTGCGTTCAGCGAGCAGCGCATCGCGATGCTGCTGGAAGGGCAGCAGCTGTCGGTGCAGATCGATGCCGTGCGCGGCGAATACGCCGGCCAGGAGGCGCAGCGGGCCTATTCGCTGCGGGTGCTAAGCCGCAGCGAGCCTTCGTCGGTCACGGCCGCGGGTCAGGTCTTGCCCAAGCTGGCCGGAGCGGCGGCCTTCGAGGCGGCCGAGCAGGGCTGGTACTTCGACGCCGCCGAGCGCCGCGGCACGGTCCATGTGAAGCTGGCCAGGCGCGACATCCGCCAGCCGCTGGCCATCCGCCTGCAAGGCATCCAGGCCGCGCCGGCCCAGGACGACGACTTCCCGTCGGCGCCGCAGCTGGGCCCGGAGATTCCGGCCGATGCCATCGTGGTCGTGGCCCGTCCGGCCGAGGAAAAGGGCCAGCCGCTGGAGAACGCCTTCGACGGCAAGCGCGAGACCTGGTTCCGCACCTCGCGCAACCAGCTGGTCAAGGCCGGCCCGCATGAATGGGTGCTGGGCTTTGCCGAGCGCCGCCTGATCGCGGGTCTCGCGCTGGCACCGCGCAGCGATGCGCATTGGCAGCATGGCCAGATCCGCGACTACGAGGTCTACCTCGCCGACAACATGGGCGAATGGGGCCAGCCGGTGCTGCGCGGCCGTCTCAAGCTGCAGCAGGGCGAGCAGCGCATCGAGCTGCCCAAGCCCCAGGCCGGCCGCCTGCTGCGCTTCCGCGTGCTGAGCACCCACAACCCCGAGGGCGAGGACGCAGGCGCGGTCGATCCCATGGTCACGGCGGCCCAGGGCAATGCCGTGCCGGCCAAGGCCTTCGATGCGACCCAGCCCAGTGACGTGGCGCCGATCACGCTGTCGGAATTCCGCGTGCTGGAGCACCGGCCGGCCCAGCGCCCCGAGCAGCAGCGCTTCCTGTCCGCGCTGCCCAAGCTGCCCGCCGGCGTGGCGCGCGACAAGCCGCAAGGCGCGGCCAAGGAGATGCGAATGAACGGCCTGCTGTTCCGCAAGGGCTTGGGCATGGGTGGCAGCGGCCGTGTCGACCTGAAGCTCGCAGGCGACTGGCAGCTGCTGCGCGCCGACCTGGGCGTGGACGACAGCTGCAAGGCCGCCGGCGGCCTGCAGTTCCAGATCTGGAGCGGCCCGCGGCTGCTCTACGACAGCGGCCTGGTGCAGGCACCCGCCGTGGTCAAACCAGAAATCGATGTGCGGGGGCTGAGCCAGCTCAGCCTGCGCACGCTTGGAGCGCGTGGATCCAAGCCAGCTGCCGTCTGCGGCAACTGGGCCAACGCGGTCCTGATCGGGATGGAGGGCGACGCCGCCACTGTCCAGCACTGA
- a CDS encoding TonB-dependent receptor codes for MQSKKNLPAHLSVTAGAVALALGLMAAAPVAVAQSNTTTTIYGEVKLAAGATVVLQNLDTGVQRTLTPDAAGRFQANSMPPGRYQLRLMRNGKVEATQEVEALVGNGVEANFGVTNTLDTVTVSGAAKRIDVSNTNNGVVFTAKELKALPVAADVAAVIQLTPGVVRGTNGQYGNAPSIAGSGQSENSFYVNGFPITNILTQVGASELPFGAIGNMQVLSGGYGAEFGRSTGGVVNITTKSGGNKFEVGGKLSWIPGSLKGKQYDTYYPNTGEHPPTDGKLQYWNQGNESSSKVVGLYAGGPVIPNKLFAFVALEQTRSESESIAMPTSLGVSSPTGWSKSDSKVDRYLAKLDYNLTDDHHFELTKLYDKTTSRSQAFGFNYSTLTHDNTPGNGRQTYVNCCGSGSAPGADISIFKYTGYLSDDLTVTAVYGDSRTKHSRTPEGYNASLAQTSSAVSARVPGLSYAQPQTVTGSLVDPESGDRQKGLRLDIEYKLGQHSLRGGIDRLNVNSVVGNSLAGGYRWTYRKATDPNRAITGAFETPFQGGGYGTQGYYVSKDIDTNLARPSGVQAAQYIQDHWQLSDRVLLDLGLRREQFTNYTSNGDAFISQRNMIAPRLGATWDFAGDGSLKLFANAGRYHLPVPSNLSSNMAAPLTRTGELFTYTGVDANGAPTGLHAISKPYSANNAYGQSRNALEVTAIDLKPLSQDEFSLGLEKALNKSLVVGASFLYRRLNDTNDDTCDQRPIDAWAEKNHVDASHWGGFQCAIMNPGRDNNLWIDFLDGKGLRRVDISAAEWGTPKPARKYAALNLFAEHPFRDGWYGKLTYTLSTLKGNMEGQTDTLGGGDVALTVSDDHKELMYNAYGYLPSDHRHAIKAYGFVQITPEVTVGANVSLISGGPRNCLGELPDALHDGTAGSYGGAYFYCNGKPSPRGSLGRLPWTAQLDMNLAYMPAAVKGLSLKADVFNLLNRRSVTRYNENREDGGAVTETYLQVAGRTGPRSVRLTAEYNYAF; via the coding sequence ATGCAGAGCAAGAAGAACCTGCCCGCCCACCTCAGCGTCACGGCCGGCGCCGTTGCCCTGGCCCTGGGCCTGATGGCCGCCGCGCCGGTGGCCGTCGCGCAGTCCAACACCACGACGACGATCTACGGCGAGGTCAAGCTCGCCGCAGGTGCCACGGTCGTGCTCCAGAACCTGGACACCGGCGTGCAGCGCACGCTGACGCCCGATGCCGCCGGCCGCTTCCAGGCCAATTCCATGCCGCCGGGCCGCTACCAGCTGCGCCTGATGCGCAATGGCAAGGTCGAGGCGACGCAGGAGGTCGAGGCCCTGGTGGGCAATGGCGTGGAGGCCAACTTCGGCGTCACCAACACCTTGGATACGGTGACCGTCAGTGGCGCCGCCAAGCGCATCGACGTCTCCAACACCAACAACGGCGTGGTCTTCACCGCCAAGGAACTGAAGGCGCTGCCGGTGGCGGCCGACGTGGCGGCCGTGATCCAGCTGACTCCCGGCGTCGTGCGTGGCACCAACGGCCAGTACGGCAACGCGCCCAGCATCGCCGGCTCGGGCCAGTCCGAAAACTCCTTCTACGTGAACGGCTTCCCGATCACCAACATCCTCACCCAGGTCGGGGCTTCCGAGCTGCCCTTTGGCGCCATCGGCAATATGCAGGTGCTCTCCGGCGGCTATGGCGCCGAATTCGGTCGCAGCACCGGCGGCGTGGTCAACATCACCACCAAGAGCGGCGGCAACAAGTTCGAGGTCGGCGGCAAGCTGAGCTGGATCCCGGGTTCGCTCAAGGGCAAGCAATACGACACCTACTACCCCAACACCGGCGAGCATCCGCCCACCGACGGCAAGCTGCAGTACTGGAACCAGGGCAACGAGAGCAGCAGCAAGGTCGTGGGCCTGTATGCAGGCGGCCCGGTGATTCCCAACAAGCTGTTCGCCTTCGTGGCGCTGGAGCAGACCCGCAGCGAGTCCGAGTCCATCGCCATGCCCACCAGCCTGGGCGTCAGCTCGCCCACCGGCTGGAGCAAGAGCGACAGCAAGGTCGATCGTTACCTGGCCAAGCTGGACTACAACCTTACCGACGACCATCACTTCGAGCTGACCAAGCTCTACGACAAGACCACGTCGCGCAGCCAGGCCTTCGGCTTCAACTACTCGACGCTGACGCACGACAACACCCCCGGCAACGGCAGGCAGACCTATGTCAATTGCTGCGGTTCCGGCTCGGCGCCGGGCGCCGACATCTCGATCTTCAAGTACACCGGCTACCTGAGCGATGACCTGACGGTCACGGCCGTCTACGGCGATTCGCGCACCAAGCATTCGCGCACGCCGGAGGGCTACAACGCCAGCCTGGCGCAGACCTCGTCGGCCGTCAGCGCCCGGGTGCCCGGGCTGAGCTATGCACAGCCGCAGACCGTGACCGGCAGCCTGGTGGACCCGGAGTCGGGCGACCGCCAGAAGGGACTGCGCCTGGACATCGAGTACAAGCTGGGCCAGCACTCGCTGCGCGGCGGCATCGACCGCCTGAACGTGAACTCGGTGGTCGGAAACTCGCTGGCCGGTGGCTATCGCTGGACCTACCGCAAGGCCACCGATCCGAACCGCGCTATCACCGGCGCGTTCGAGACGCCGTTCCAGGGCGGTGGCTACGGCACGCAGGGCTATTACGTCAGCAAGGACATCGACACCAACCTGGCGCGCCCGAGCGGTGTGCAGGCGGCCCAGTACATCCAGGACCACTGGCAGCTGAGTGACCGCGTGCTGCTGGACCTGGGCCTGCGCCGCGAGCAGTTCACCAACTACACCAGCAACGGCGATGCCTTCATCTCCCAGCGCAACATGATCGCGCCGCGCCTGGGCGCGACCTGGGACTTCGCCGGCGACGGCTCGCTGAAGCTGTTCGCCAACGCCGGCCGCTACCACCTGCCGGTGCCTTCCAACCTGTCCAGCAACATGGCCGCGCCGTTGACGCGCACCGGCGAGCTGTTCACCTACACCGGCGTCGACGCGAACGGTGCACCGACCGGCCTGCATGCGATCAGCAAACCCTACTCGGCCAACAACGCCTACGGCCAGTCGCGCAATGCGCTTGAAGTCACGGCCATCGACCTGAAGCCGCTGTCGCAGGACGAGTTCTCGCTGGGACTGGAGAAGGCGCTGAACAAGAGCCTGGTGGTCGGTGCGAGCTTCCTGTACCGCCGCCTGAACGACACCAACGACGACACCTGCGACCAGCGCCCGATCGACGCCTGGGCCGAAAAGAACCATGTGGACGCCAGCCACTGGGGCGGCTTCCAGTGCGCGATCATGAACCCGGGTCGCGACAACAACCTGTGGATCGACTTCCTCGACGGCAAGGGCCTGCGCCGCGTCGACATCAGCGCCGCCGAATGGGGCACGCCCAAGCCGGCGCGCAAGTACGCGGCGCTCAACCTGTTTGCGGAGCATCCGTTCCGTGACGGCTGGTACGGCAAGCTGACCTACACGCTGTCCACCCTCAAGGGCAACATGGAAGGCCAGACCGACACCCTCGGCGGCGGCGACGTGGCCCTGACCGTCAGCGACGACCACAAGGAGCTGATGTACAACGCCTACGGCTATCTGCCGAGCGACCATCGCCACGCGATCAAGGCCTATGGCTTCGTGCAGATCACGCCGGAAGTGACCGTCGGCGCGAACGTCTCGCTGATCTCCGGCGGCCCGCGCAACTGCCTGGGCGAGCTGCCCGATGCCCTGCATGACGGCACTGCCGGCAGCTACGGCGGCGCCTACTTCTACTGCAACGGCAAGCCCTCGCCGCGCGGCAGCCTGGGCCGCCTGCCCTGGACGGCGCAGCTGGACATGAACCTCGCCTACATGCCGGCCGCCGTGAAGGGCCTGAGCCTGAAAGCCGACGTGTTCAACCTGCTGAACCGCCGTTCGGTCACTCGCTACAACGAGAACCGTGAAGACGGCGGCGCGGTCACCGAGACCTATCTGCAGGTGGCCGGCCGCACGGGCCCACGCTCGGTGCGCCTGACGGCTGAATACAACTACGCGTTCTGA
- a CDS encoding D-tagatose-bisphosphate aldolase, class II, non-catalytic subunit → MNTVVESLSPVQSILKAHRRGEAVGLYSVCSSHELVLRAAIRVALEMGTPLLVEATSNQVDQNGGYTGMQPHDFRAYVEGLAAELGLPLHELVLGGDHLGPNSWQKLPAAEAMAHSRVLIHDYVTAGFHKIHLDCSMSCANDPLRLDDETVAARSAELAAVAEAAAQAAGLPPPVYVIGTEVPVPGGEASLEQALSVTRPEAAARTLEIHRQAFVAAGQREAWQRVIAMVVQPGVDFDHSQVQHYVPAAAAELSSFVAGQPGLVFEAHSTDYQLESSLQALVRDHYAILKVGPALTFALREALFALSRIEEELVAPAEQARLPEALDQAMQAEPRHWLKHYAGTPDQQRLLRRYALSDRCRYYWGEPAVKAAQARLFANLQARGIPLPLISQYLPEQLPAVLQGRLASSPQALVEHKIGQVVAAYARATTRPQIESPHAGRVSSL, encoded by the coding sequence ATGAACACCGTCGTCGAATCGCTGTCGCCCGTCCAGTCCATCCTGAAGGCCCACCGCCGCGGCGAGGCCGTGGGCCTCTACAGCGTCTGCTCCAGCCATGAGCTGGTGCTGCGCGCCGCGATCCGGGTCGCGCTGGAGATGGGCACGCCGCTGCTGGTCGAGGCCACCTCCAACCAGGTGGACCAGAACGGCGGCTACACCGGCATGCAGCCGCATGATTTCCGCGCCTATGTCGAAGGCCTGGCGGCCGAGCTCGGCCTGCCGCTGCACGAGCTGGTGCTGGGCGGCGACCACCTGGGCCCCAACAGCTGGCAGAAGCTGCCGGCCGCCGAGGCCATGGCCCATTCGCGGGTGCTGATCCACGACTACGTGACCGCCGGCTTCCACAAGATCCACCTGGACTGCAGCATGAGCTGCGCCAACGACCCGCTGCGGCTGGACGACGAGACCGTCGCTGCCCGTTCGGCCGAGCTGGCCGCCGTGGCCGAGGCGGCGGCCCAGGCTGCCGGCCTGCCGCCGCCGGTCTACGTCATTGGCACGGAAGTGCCCGTGCCCGGCGGCGAAGCGTCGCTGGAGCAGGCCTTGTCGGTCACCCGGCCCGAGGCCGCGGCACGCACGCTGGAAATCCATAGGCAGGCCTTCGTCGCCGCCGGCCAGCGCGAGGCCTGGCAGCGCGTCATCGCCATGGTGGTGCAGCCCGGCGTCGACTTCGACCACAGCCAGGTCCAGCACTATGTGCCGGCCGCGGCGGCCGAGCTCTCAAGCTTTGTCGCCGGCCAGCCCGGCCTGGTGTTCGAGGCCCACTCGACCGACTACCAGCTGGAGTCCTCGCTGCAGGCCCTGGTGCGTGACCACTACGCCATCCTCAAGGTCGGCCCGGCCCTGACCTTCGCACTGCGCGAGGCGCTGTTCGCGCTGAGCCGTATCGAAGAGGAACTGGTCGCCCCGGCCGAGCAGGCCCGCCTGCCCGAGGCCCTGGACCAGGCCATGCAGGCCGAGCCGCGCCACTGGCTCAAGCACTACGCCGGCACGCCGGACCAGCAGCGCCTGCTGCGCCGCTATGCACTGAGCGACCGCTGCCGCTACTACTGGGGCGAGCCGGCTGTGAAGGCAGCCCAGGCCCGCTTGTTTGCCAATCTGCAGGCCAGGGGCATTCCGCTGCCGCTGATCAGCCAATACCTGCCCGAGCAGTTGCCGGCCGTCCTGCAGGGCCGGCTGGCCAGCAGCCCGCAGGCCCTGGTCGAACACAAGATCGGCCAGGTCGTTGCCGCCTACGCACGAGCCACCACGCGCCCCCAGATCGAAAGTCCGCATGCGGGCCGGGTTTCGTCCCTATAA